In a single window of the Arachis hypogaea cultivar Tifrunner chromosome 6, arahy.Tifrunner.gnm2.J5K5, whole genome shotgun sequence genome:
- the LOC112697933 gene encoding probable 1-acyl-sn-glycerol-3-phosphate acyltransferase 4, whose amino-acid sequence MDVCSPLKSDTKLKHQPLTSLRLLRGLLCLVVFLSTAFMFLIYFAPVAVVVLRLFSTHCSRKTVSFIFSLWLALWPFLFEKINKTKVVFSGDSVPSKERVLLIANHRTEVDWMYLWNLALRKGRLGCIKYILKSSLMKLPIFGWGFHILEFIAVERKWEIDEKILHHKLSALKDRQDPLWLALFPEGTDYTEQKSQNSQKYASEVGLPVLKNVLLPKTKGFHACLEALRGSLDAVYDVTIAYKNQCPTFLDNVFGVDPSEVHLHVLRIPVDGIPACETEAASWLMNAFQKKDQLLSDFKVQGHFPSQINEKQLSTSKCIVTYTLVVAFTALFTYFTFFSHILFKLYVGLSCAYLAISTRYDFQLMPFTFYVNALFNSKKQKSG is encoded by the exons ATGGATGTTTGCAGCCCTCTTAAATCCGATACTAAACTAAAGCACCAACCCCTGACCTCTCTTAGGTTGTTAAGGGGTCTGTTATGTTTAGTGGTGTTTCTTTCCACAGCTTTTATGTTCTTAATCTATTTTGCACCAGTGGCAGTTGTAGTGTTGAGGCTTTTCAGCACACATTGTAGTAGGAAGACAGTGTCATTCATCTTTTCGCTTTGGTTAGCTCTGTGGCCCTTTCTATTTGAAAAGATAAACAAAACTAAAGTTGTCTTTTCTGGTGACAGTGTTCCGTCAAAGGAACGTGTTTTACTTATTGCTAATCACAGAACTGAGGTTGATTGGATGTACTTGTGGAATCTTGCACTTCGTAAGGGAAGACTTGGATGCATAAAATACATCCTTAAAAGCAGCTTGATGAAATTGCCTATATTTGGTTGGGGATTTCACATTCTGGAGTTCATTGCAGTGGAGAGGAAGTGGGAGATAGATGAGAAAATACTGCACCATAAGCTTTCGGCACTAAAGGATCGTCAAGATCCTTTATGGCTAGCTCTTTTTCCAGAAGGAACCGATTATAC TGAACAGAAGAGTCAAAATAGTCAAAAATATGCTTCTGAAGTTGGGCTACCTGTGCTGAAAAATGTGTTGCTGCCAAAAACAAAAGGGTTTCATGCTTGCTTGGAAGCTCTACGAGGCTCATTGGATGCAG TGTATGATGTGACTATCGCGTATAAAAATCAATGTCCAACTTTTCTGGACAATGTCTTCGGTGTGGATCCGTCTGAAGTCCACCTACATGTTTTGCGGATTCCGGTGGACGGGATTCCAGCTTGTGAAACTGAAGCTGCTTCATGGCTAATGAACGCATTCCAGAAGAAGGATCAATTGCTCTCTGATTTCAAGGTTCAAGGTCACTTCCCTAGCCAAATAAATGAAAAGCAACTTTCAACATCCAAGTGCATCGTTACTTATACTTTGGTGGTTGCTTTCACTGCGCTGTTCACATATTTCACCTTTTTCTCTCACATTTTGTTCAAGTTATACGTAGGTCTATCATGTGCGTATCTTGCTATTTCAACGCGCTATGATTTTCAATTGATGCCTTTTACATTCTATGTTAATGCACTCTTTAACAGCAAGAAACAAAAGAGTGGATAA
- the LOC112697935 gene encoding pathogenesis-related protein 5-like: MSHNLSLHPRSQKDRDKLLYHNYFKFQVLRSTNIMYNYKLKSLWPSIFHSHYYHFNTLLCFTFLPLPISLYYFSVKAMALTSLSSKSCATFWLFLLLGNVASATLFTLHNNCKYTVWPGTLSGNDPTILDTGLSLTSGSLVQMTAPVGWSGRFWGRTGCNFDMAGNGKCATGDCPGGLKCTGGGVPPVTLVEFTIGSATNGNKDFYDVSLVDGYNVAIGVRATGGTGNCQYAGCENDLNGYCPKELQVKDDTGSVVACKSACVAFNTPEYCCTGEHSTPQTCSPTNYSKMFKNACPRAYSYAYDDASSTFTCSGANYTITFCPAGSS; this comes from the exons ATGTCCCACAATCTTAGCTTACATCCTCGTTCACAAAAAGATAGGGACAAATTGTTATATCATAATTACTTCAAATTTCAAGTGTTACGGTCCACCAATATAATGTACAATTATAAATTGAAGTCCCTTTGGCCCTCAATTTTTCATTCTCATTATTATCACTTCAACACTCTTCTTTGCTTCACTTTCCTTCCCCTTCCTATTTCTCTGTACTACTTTTCTGTCAAAGCCATGGCCCTAACCTCATTAAGCTCAAAGTCTTGTGCAACCTTCTGGCTTTTCCTCCTCTTAG GTAATGTAGCATCAGCTACATTGTTTACCCTACATAACAATTGCAAATACACTGTTTGGCCTGGAACACTTTCCGGCAATGACCCGACCATTCTTGACACCGGTCTTTCTCTAACATCCGGTTCTTTGGTCCAGATGACCGCCCCAGTTGGCTGGTCAGGACGATTCTGGGGTAGAACCGGATGTAACTTTGATATGGCTGGTAATGGCAAATGTGCCACCGGAGATTGTCCCGGTGGACTCAAGTGCACTGGTGGAGGCGTTCCACCAGTGACACTAGTAGAATTCACCATCGGAAGTGCAACCAATGGCAACAAAGATTTTTATGACGTAAGCTTGGTGGATGGTTACAATGTGGCCATTGGAGTACGGGCAACCGGAGGAACCGGTAATTGTCAATACGCAGGTTGCGAAAATGACCTGAATGGTTACTGCCCAAAGGAGTTGCAAGTAAAAGATGATACGGGTTCGGTAGTAGCATGTAAGAGCGCGTGTGTGGCGTTTAACACCCCGGAGTATTGTTGCACCGGGGAGCACTCAACGCCACAAACGTGCTCACCTACGAATTACTCAAAGATGTTTAAGAATGCATGTCCAAGAGCTTATAGTTACGCTTATGATGATGCTTCAAGCACTTTTACATGCTCAGGTGCAAATTACACCATCACTTTTTGCCCCGCAGGATCATCTTAG